The Methanococcoides methylutens genome segment GAAGGACATAAACACCTATTTCGGATATGCCTTTGAGGATGTTGCAAAGGAGATACTGATATCCTGCAACAAACAGGGACTTCTCCCTCTGAGGTTCACCGACATCGGCAGATGGTGGAGCAAGGACACCGAGATAGACCTGATCGCCTTTGACAGGATAGAGCATGAAGCGCTCTTCTGTGAGGTTAAATGGAAGCATCTGACAGAAACGGACGCCCGGAAGATCGTCACCAGCCTGAAGAAGAAATCGGAGAAGGTCAGCGGTAAATGGAACAGCCACTACTGCTTGATAGGAAAAAGCATCGAAAACAAAGAGGAGCTGCCATTCCTGACCCTCGACCTGGCTGACCTGGAAGAGCATCTTAAAGCCAGGATATAAAAGATGAATTAATATCTGCAAGCAGTGGGATCGAAAAGCGATGAGAAGGACTTACATCACCCTGCTTATGACAATTCTGCAAGTGACTATGGCTAAGAGCATATCAACAAGTTATTACTATTTTTTTAAAGAATGTGCCGCCTGCACCGGGATGGTTGCACCTTTTTTTAAAAACTGCACTTCTCGCTCTTATGCCGGACCTGTTATCTGATGATCCACCCCACATTCCCGACTACTCCACCCGCGAAAAGAACTTCCCCGATTTTCTAAAAGAGCTCGGCATCCCAAAATCCCGCTACCAGATCCAGATGTTCACCACCCCCCACGAAACCATCCTGGAAGACGACTACGATGCGATGTTGGTCTCCCCCGAGACCTATCCCGTGGCCCTGAAGATCAACGAGCTGAGAAAGGCCAACGGCAGGCCCGAGATCAAGATAATCAGGATAGAGTACGTCATGGCCGCTGATGATATTCCTATTTCATCCACAAGGGTCGTA includes the following:
- a CDS encoding nucleotidyl transferase family protein — its product is MPDLLSDDPPHIPDYSTREKNFPDFLKELGIPKSRYQIQMFTTPHETILEDDYDAMLVSPETYPVALKINELRKANGRPEIKIIRIEYVMAADDIPISSTRVVHGEIDVHGHLKESQS